A part of Drosophila bipectinata strain 14024-0381.07 chromosome 3L, DbipHiC1v2, whole genome shotgun sequence genomic DNA contains:
- the LOC108124770 gene encoding dnaJ homolog subfamily C member 2 — protein sequence MTNSSEVTTTAATALVAVEVPLKVARRRVERVGFVYYSSRRQLHAPGGVERSESDEKLEGVGEEVDISYLKSLDPKEWKDQDHYSILGLGKLRFEATDDDIRRSYRRMVLLHHPDKRKAKGEEVIQDDDYFTCITKAYEILGTPKARRSFDSVDPEFDDSLPTQSDIDSNYFGVFNKYFTLNGRWSEKAHVPAFGEVDAKRDEVERFYNFWYDFKSWREFSYLDEEDKEKGQDRDERRWIEKENKAARIKRKKEEMTRIRSLVDLAYNNDKRIQRFKQEEKDRKAAAKRAKMDAAQAQKAEQERAVREAALAKEKAEKAEQKRIEQIRIEREQQKKLLKKERKILRDKVKDCKYYAKNDKDQLKHMEGTEKICETFNLAEMQALNKAMESKGRESFVAALHTAEQKIAAELEEINQSQLKQKTTAPATPKGVKEVKKTELWSNENVQLLIKAVNLFPAGTAQRWDVIATFINQHSPANASNGALVTARDVLNKAKALQNTDHSKSSLKTQANDAAFASFEKSKKEVQTSNDITLGEETPAQASKENVKQNGVDHKVNNQQQKQQTKQNGTVGAAPTDAPAAAPATNGTGGAASKTWTKEEQALLEQAIKTYPNTTPDRWDRIASCIPNRSKKDCMRRVKELVELVNSKKEAQAAVK from the exons ATGACTAACAGCAGTGAAGTGACAACGACAGCGGCGACGGCGCTGGTGGCGGTGGAAGTCCCGCTCAAGGTCGCCCGCCGACGAGTGGAGCGCGTTGGCTTCGTCTACTATTCTTCGCGCCGCCAACTGCATGCCCCCGGAGGCGTGGAGCGCAGCGAAAGCGATGAGAAGCTGGAGGGAGTCGGCGAGGAGGTTGACATTAGCTACCTCAAGTCGCTGGACCCCAAGGAGTGGAAAGACCAGGATCATTACAGCATTCTTGGCCTGGGAAAACTGag ATTCGAGGCCACCGACGATGATATACGACGCTCCTACAGACGAATGGTCCTGCTACACCATCCGGACAAGCGGAAAGCCAAGGGCGAGGAAGTGATACAGGATGACGACTATTTCACATGCATAACCAAAGCCTACGAGATACTAG GTACCCCGAAAGCACGACGAAGCTTTGATTCCGTAGACCCCGAATTCGATGACTCGCTGCCCACGCAAAGCGACATAGATAGCAATTATTTTGGCgtattcaataaatattttacactTAACGGACGCTGGAGCGAAAAGGCCCATGTACCGGCATTTGGCGAGGTAGACGCCAAACGCGACGAGGTAGAGCGGTTTTACAACTTCTGGTATGACTTCAAATCGTGGCGAGAGTTCAGCTACCTGGACGAGGAGGACAAGGAGAAGGGACAGGACCGCGACGAGAGACGATGGATCGAGAAGGAAAACAAGGCGGCGCGAATAAAGCGAAAGAAGGAGGAGATGACGAGGATACGGTCGCTTGTTGATCTTGCCTACAACAACGACAAGCGTATCCAGCGGTTTAAGCAGGAGGAGAAGGACCGCAAGGCAGCTGCTAAACGGGCCAAAATGGACGCCGCTCAGGCCCAAAAGGCAGAGCAGGAACGTGCCGTTCGAGAGGCAGCATTGGCCAAGGAGAAAGCCGAGAAGGCAGAACAGAAACGTATTGAACAGATTCGGATCGAACGCGAGCAACAAAAGAAGCTGCTGAAGAAGGAGCGCAAGATTCTACGCGACAAGGTCAAGGACTGCAAGTATTACGCCAAGAACGACAAGGATCAGCTGAAGCATATGGAGGGCACTGAAAAGATCTGCGAGACTTTCAACCTTGCAGAGATGCAGGCCTTGAACAAAGCCATGGAATCGAAAGGCCGGGAATCGTTTGTGGCGGCTTTGCACACAGCCGAGCAGAAGATTGCCGCCGAGCTCGAGGAGATTAATCAGTCGCAGCTGAAGCAGAAGACCACTGCACCAGCAACGCCAAAGGGAGTCAAGGAAGTCAAGAAGACCGAACTCTGGAGCAATGAGAATGTACAACTGCTGATCAAGGCGGTGAATCTGTTTCCGGCCGGCACTGCCCAGAGGTGGGATGTGATAGCCACCTTTATCAACCAACACAGTCCGGCAAATGCTTCCAACGGAGCGCTAGTCACCGCAAGAGATGTCCTGAACAAAGCCAAGGCTCTGCAAAACACTGATCACTCGAAGAGCTCGCTGAAGACTCAGGCCAACGATGCCGCCTTTGCCAGTTTCGAGAAATCCAAGAAGGAGGTGCAGACCTCCAACGACATTACACTGGGCGAGGAGACGCCCGCCCAGGCGAGCAAGGAGAATGTTAAACAGAACGGAGTAGACCACAAGGTGAACAATCAGCAACAGAAGCAACAGACCAAGCAAAACGGTACAGTGGGAGCTGCCCCTACAGATGCCCCCGCGGCAGCACCAGCTACAAACGGAACCGGAGGAGCTGCCTCCAAGACCTGGACCAAGGAGGAGCAAGCACTCTTGGAGCAGGCCATCAAAACCTATCCCAACACCACTCCCGATCGGTGGGACAGGATCGCCTCCTGTATACCGAACCGCAGTAAAAAGGATTGCATGAGAAGGGTAAAGGAACTGGTCGAGCTGGTCAACTCCAAGAAGGAGGCTCAGGCGGCGGTCAAATGA
- the ICA69 gene encoding islet cell autoantigen 1: MLKSEVQHQFWITKKAVQRKLGTKEDKHVISSDAELDAKIEVFKSISDTSLNLCKIIDQYQERLCILSQEECVFGRFLKEAGKRSKTTGGSIAHTGKAVSFAGQQRMCVRVPLLRLQHEVDVFRCRAVKDTEQTLQAMEKERTEYRAALSWMKSASQELDPDTGKGLDKFRTAQTHVRVAKHNFDGYSLDSIQKIDLLAAARCNMYSHALVAYVAELKSFAQKAASTFQTISKALIIKPKYDFCVLKELSQAEGPSEEVPPIEAVDKDQSLFFANEYQDKPEESHPETKPSSEEPTKSEPATACGDNESLLIELSKQLEESPLIDASLDEEPAQPSSNTKFWARMFSHQSSQSQPQQPMPSSTVSKQTSGGASSSAPQSKAQAGNNPWLDLFADLDPLANPQAFDLKMSGGRSVAEQT; encoded by the exons atgCTCAAGTCGGAGGTGCAGCACCAGTTCTGGATCACGAAGAAGGCGGTCCAACGAAAGCTGGGGACCAAGGAGGACAAGCATGTAATATCCTCGGACGCGGAGCTGGACGCCAAGATAGAGGTGTTCAAATCGATATCGGACACCAGCCTGAACCTATGCAAAATCATTGACCAGTACCAGGAGCGTCTGTGCATCCTGTCCCAGGAGGAGTGTGTGTTCGGGCGCTTCCTGAAGGAGGCGGGCAAGCGAAGTAAGACAACAGGCGGCAGCATCGCTCACACTGGCAAGGCGGTGTCCTTTGCAGGACAACAGCGTATGTGCGTAAGGGTGCCGCTGCTCCGTTTGCAGCACGAGGTGGATGTGTTCAGATGCCGTGCCGTGAAGGACACTGAGCAGACGCTTCAGGCGATGGAGAAGGAGCGAACAGAGTACAGGGCAGCTCTGTCCTGGATGAAATCCGCCAGCCAGGAATTGGATCCGGATACGGGCAAGGGCCTGGATAAATTCCGTACAGCGCAGACACATGTCCGCGTGGCCAAGCATAACTTTGATGGCTACTCCTTGGACTCCATTCAGAAG atcGATTTGTTGGCCGCTGCCCGCTGCAACATGTATTCCCATGCTTTGGTCGCCTACGTGGCCGAGCTGAAGAGTTTCGCCCAGAAGGCGGCCTCCACATTCCAGACCATATCCAAAGCCTTGATCATCAAGCCCAAATATGATTTCTGCGTCCTGAAGGAGCTGTCGCAAGCCGAGGGCCCTAGCGAGGAAGTGCCGCCCATAGAGGCAGTGGACAAGGATCAGTCGCTGTTCTTTGCT AACGAATACCAAGACAAGCCGGAGGAATCGCATCCTGAAACAAAGCCATCCAGCGAGGAGCCAACAAAATCCGAGCCTGCCACTGCCTGCGGCGACAATGAGTCCTTGCTGATTGAGCTTTCCAAGCAACTGGAGGAGAGTCCGCTGATTGATGCTTCTCTGGACGAGGAACCTGCCCAGCCAAGCAGCAACACCAAGTTCTGGGCACGCATGTTCAGTCATCAGAGTTCACAGTCCCAGCCCCAGCAGCCCATGCCAAGCAGTACTGTTTCGAAACAGACCTCCGGAGGAGCCTCCTCTTCTGCTCCCCAATCCAAGGCCCAGGCCGGCAACAATCCCTGGCTCGACCTCTTCGCCGACCTAGATCCCCTGGCCAATCCGCAGGCCTTTGACCTAAAAATGAGCGGCGGACGGAGTGTCGCCGAGCAAACATAA